The sequence below is a genomic window from Oscillatoria sp. FACHB-1406.
GAGAAAAAGTTTGAATCGCTTTCGATCGCGGGAGAAAGAAAAGTTGAGGGATTGAGAGATTGAGTGCGGGTAGAAATACGGTACGATTTTCCTGATACGATAGACCAGTACGATGGAGGTCGAAAGCGCTTGAAGAACTTAGGACTCGGAATCGCGATCGCGGGCAGCGGTTCTGCAACCCCAACTCAGGTACTCAGTAACGACGATTTGAGCCGGATTGTCGATACATCGGACGAGTGGATTAGTTCCCGCACGGGCATTAAAAACCGGCGCATTGCCAGTAACGAGGAGTCTCTGGCGGATTTGGCGGCGCGGGCGGGGCAAAACGCGATCGCGGCGGCAGGTTTGGCGGCGGACGATATCGATCTGATTATTCTGGCGACTTCCACCAGCGATGACTTATTCGGAACTGCCGCCCGCGTCCAACACCTCATCGGCGCAACGCAAGCCGCAGCTTTCGATCTCACCGCTGCTTGTTCGGGGTTCGTGTTCGGGTTGGTAACGGCTTCTCAGTTCATTTATACTGGCGCGTACCGCAATATTTTGTTGATTGGGGCGGATATCTTATCGCGCTGGGTGGATTGGAACGATCGCGCGACTTGCATTCTCTTCGGCGATGGTGCGGGGGCAGTCGTCTTGCAAGCGAGCGATCGCGATCGGCTACTCGGTTTCGCCCTCTCGAGCGATGGCAGCCAGAATCAAGAACTCAACCTCGCCTACCAAGCGCAACCCAACCCTTTAACCGACAATATTACCACCAGTACGGGCGGCTATCAGGCGATTACGATGAACGGGCGCGAAGTCTATCGTTTTGCCGTCGCTAAAGTGCCGGATATTATTTCTAAAGCTTTGTTCCGCGCCAACCTCGAGGCTAGCGCGATCGATTGGTTGTTACTGCATCAAGCCAATCAAAGAATTTTGGATGCTGTCGCCTCGCGCTTGGATATTCCCTCAGAAAAAACGATTAGCAATCTCGCCAACTACGGCAATACTTCTGCGGCTTCGATTCCGATTGCCTTGGATGAAGCGGTGCGATCGGGCAAAATTAAACCCGGAGATACCATTGCTGCTTCGGGCTTCGGTGCGGGCTTAACGTGGGGCGCGGCGATTTTTCAATGGGG
It includes:
- a CDS encoding beta-ketoacyl-ACP synthase III, producing the protein MKNLGLGIAIAGSGSATPTQVLSNDDLSRIVDTSDEWISSRTGIKNRRIASNEESLADLAARAGQNAIAAAGLAADDIDLIILATSTSDDLFGTAARVQHLIGATQAAAFDLTAACSGFVFGLVTASQFIYTGAYRNILLIGADILSRWVDWNDRATCILFGDGAGAVVLQASDRDRLLGFALSSDGSQNQELNLAYQAQPNPLTDNITTSTGGYQAITMNGREVYRFAVAKVPDIISKALFRANLEASAIDWLLLHQANQRILDAVASRLDIPSEKTISNLANYGNTSAASIPIALDEAVRSGKIKPGDTIAASGFGAGLTWGAAIFQWGKE